Sequence from the Fictibacillus arsenicus genome:
GTTCTTTAGGGATGACGATAGGTGTAACAATCTTTGGAGCACTTCAGAACCGCGTTTTCTATGAAAAATTAAGTGAGAACCTGCAAGGGCAGGGGGAAGCAGCGGAAGGAACATTCAGCAGCATAGATCCTCAAAAGGTATTCCAACCCGAAGAGAGATCCAAAATACCTGCCGATATACTTGAAGGTATAACTGCTTCGGTGTCAGATTCGATCGCTGCTGTTTTCACGTATGCACTTATTCCGATTGCTATATCAGCCGTTGTGATTTTGTTAATGGGGAATGAGCGAGTGAAAATCTCTGCAAAAGAAAAGATAAAATCTGAATAGTATTAAAAATGACGCTTGGATTCGATACCAAGCGTCTTCTTATTTATTTAACCATTTTTGTATTTACATAACCTAAAAGGATTACGTAACCGATTACCATAACAGGAAACAGAATTTGTGTATTAGGATGATCAATGAAAGCACCGACTAACATGGCTAGACCAATAATAAAAGTATAAGAACCTACAAGCTTAGCCAGCCGGTCTTGATCATGTACTCTTCGCTGATTAAAGCCAGATAAAATCCATGTTTGTTTCTTTACGCCTATCAGAAAGGCTAATACCAACAGAACAGCGGCAGTAATTAATAAAGTATTGTTCATCTTTTAATCCCCTCATTTTTTATCGTTTTCTAACAATAGAAGGTCCAATAAAAAAGCTAATCATGAAAGTTAAACTGATATAAATAATTAAGTAGTCAACTTGAATCAAGTGTTGTTTAAACAGAAGCTGGGAGACTAGTAAATAAACAAGAAGAATTAAATTGGAAAAAGCAAAAGATTGAAGGGTGAACTTTCTGAGGTTGTCATTGACTCTTTCGTCATACTCGATTTCATCATTTGCGTTTCTTTTTTGAACGCGGAAGTATTTTATCCCGCCAACTAAAACAACTAGACCTGCAAGAAAGCCCCAGCGTAAATCAGAGGTTACTAAACTCATTAAACTAAAGCAGACAACCGCTGAGATAAAAACATTAAAATAGTTTACGTTCATACCAAGACACCCCTTTTTGTATCATTCTTCAATCCAAAACAATTCATCTACTGGTGTTTCTAAGTACTTGCTTATGAGCAAACATACACGGATCGTCGGATTGTACTTCTGTGCTTCAATTAAATTCATCGTTTGCCGTGTGACTCCAACAAGTTTAGCAAAATCACCTTGAGTTAAGTTTTCTTTTTCAATTCGAACGATTTTTACTTTGTTTTTTATTGTGAACTCACTCAAGAAAAACACCAATCCTTTCCAATTATACACTTTAAATGTAATATATATATTAAAAATATCAATTATATATTACAGTGTAAACAATAAAACTTTTGCTAAACTCTTTTCTAAAAGATTGTTGCCACTGAGAGATTTTGCCCGAAAATCTTCATTGCATAGTTAATTGGAGCGAAAGGACGAGACTCCTGCAGGATGAGTGGTACAGGTGAGACCACTCAATGTCGCGAGGCGACGAGGGGGCTCACCGGCCACCCTACGGAAAGCGAGTCCTGTAGCGGAAATTAACCTCTTACATACAACAAAGTTTACAAAAACAGCTAAAAAAATACACCTCAGAAGAGATGCATTTTAAGCTGAATGTGTAAGTTGTTTTTCTTTTTTCGGAAATATGGTATACGACAATGAAATGACAAAATCAATGGCAAGAATGAGAGCCCATATACGGGTAACGTTATTGGCTGTATCATTTTTATAGAACAAATCTGTCTCCTCCTGGTCATACCAATCTTCAAACAGGGTATCGAGCTGAATAGATGAAACAGCATCAGATAAACCAAACATAAAAAAGAACAATACCTGGAAAGCTGTGAAAACAAGTAAATGTCCAAATAAGTTTTTTCTTTCTTGTTTAGCATGTTCTACTCCATAAAGCGGTTTTACGCTCGCTATTTCAGGTTCTGACAGCCCGCGCCAATTTGCCACTTTTCGCTGTATAAAACTATCAAGTTTTTGAAAATCACTTTTTCCATAAAGAAATGCATACGCGATTACAATTAAAATGATGATTTGATAAGCAGAAAATTCGCCTGTCCTCAAATAATCGAAATAACCCATCGTAGCAATCCATAAATCATTTACGATAAATAATACAAAGAAAGCGGTGCTCAGTCTTTTCAGGTTAAACCAGTATCTTACAACCAAAAACGAAAGAGTAGATACCCAGAAAATGACTTCTGCTAGAATAAGAAACGCCCACTTATTGTCCAAAACAAAATCCACTGAAGTCCGCATCCTCTCAAATATGGTATTTAATTTCCAATAATCAGAATACCACTTCTAAATGGATAAGTCTCCTATCAAATGTATCAAATTATAAAAAGTCATGTAACAAACTGATTGTATATAAGCACTTTTTTAATTAATATCATACAAATGCTCTTCTTCTTATAAGGTTAAAATAACAAGTTTATTCTAAATTCCTTTTTATGGTAAAATGAAAAGAGCAAAGAAAAGAGGGGACATGCATGTATTCTGACTTTAGTGATGAGCTTCGCAGGATTCGGATCACATTAATCGTGATTGCGATAATAATGGTATTCTTACCGGGCAGCAGCAATGTCACAGTTGACCATAATTACGACGATATGTCATACCAAGGAAGTAAATTTCATAAAAACCTTGTTCCGCTTGGAAATGGGTATTTTGGTTTGTTTAGCGGAGATACGGAATTGAAGGATGACAATGAAATGAAAGTCTATTTCTATGATGAAAAAGAAAACAAAATGATGCTTATGAGAGAGGTGAATCTGGATACGGTAGAATTGGCTGCAGAATAAAAAAAGTGCTTGAGAACACTTTCTCAAGCACTTATATTTTAGAAATACAACACAATAAACAATCCAGCGACAAGACAATATAAAGCAAAATAACCAAGGTTGCCGCGCTTCATAATCCCCATGAACCACTTTAGTGAAAAGTAGGAGAAGATGAGAGATGCAATAAATGCACCTGCATAAGGCAATGCCATCTCACTGAAGTTAGATGATCCAGCGATGTCTCCTATAGATAATAAAAAGGTTCCAAGACTTACAGGTATATATAAGAAGAAGGAGAAACGAAGGGCTGTATCCTGTTTCATGCCGAGCGCCATACAGGCTACAATCGTTGCTCCTGAACGGCTGATTCCGGGAATCAACGCAACAGCTTGTGCGAATCCAACGATAACAGCATCTTTTACAGTCAGGCTTTTATCTCCCTTATATCCTTTTAAATTTCGAATTAAATACAATGCAACTGCTGTTGCAAGCAGGGCAAAGCCAACTTGCTGGATTCCTTTTAAATGTTCTCCAATCATTTCTTCAAAAAGAATACCGAGAACCGCAACTGGAATGGTCGCAAGTACTAAATAAACAGAGAACATAAAATCCGATTTATATTCTTCCTTACGAGTGGATAAATAAGCGAACGTATTCTTAATAAGCTCATATAGGTCATGTTTATAAACAAGCAGAACAGCCAGAAAGGAAGCGAAGTTAACAAGCACCTCAAAGTTTAAGTCCTTCACTTCAATACCCATAAAGTATTGAACGATTACGAGATGGCCGCTTGAAGATACAGGGATAGGTTCAGTGAAACCTTGAACCATACCGAAAAAAATGTAAATCAATAGTTCTTTTAAATCCATATGTAAGTTCACCTTTCAATCTTAGAAATCAACGTAAATATAACATTTAAAAAAAAGAAAAGAAAATGTGACCTCTAATTTTTTCGGGAAAAATTTTGGCTGAAAGATATGGAAAGTCGTTTTTTCAGTCAGTTCCTGTATTTTATGATATACTTTTCTAAATAAATAAAATTTATAAACCCTAGGAGGTGACAACTTATATTCCAGAGTGTTTGGGGTATAAGGAGTCTTTTTGGACAGTTTGACCTTATTGAAATTATTTGCAGTAGCCGTATTAATTCTACTAACAGCTTTTTTCGTAGCAGCAGAGTTTGCGATCGTAAAGATCCGGAAATCACGGATCGATCAGCTAGCCGAAGAAGGAAACAAGCGTGCGATTGCCGCCCAGAAGGTCATTGAGAACCTGGATGGGTCACTATCAGCGTGTCAGCTAGGGATTACAATCACAGCTTTAGGACTTGGCTGGTTGGGTGAACCAACTGTAGAAGCCATACTCGGTCCGGTATTTAAAAGCATGGAATTAAGCTCGGCAGTTGTTCATACTCTGTCATTTGCTATTGCCTTTTCATCTATTACTTTTTTACATGTGGTTCTTGGTGAACTAGCACCAAAAACGGTAGCGATTCAAAAAGCTGAGTCAATTAGCTTGATGCTATCACCTGCTTTGATTGGTTTCTACAGAGTGATGTATCCATTCATTTGGTTCTTAAATGGCAGTGCACAGCTTCTAGTGAGAATGTTTGGTTTGAAGCCAGCTTCAGAACATGACATGGCACATACAGAAGAAGAGCTCCGTTTAATTTTGAGTGAGAGCTACAAAAGTGGTGAAATCAACAAGTCTGAATTCAGCTATGTAGAAAAAGTATTTGAATTTGATGACAGAACTGCAAAAGAGATTATGGTCCCTCGTACAGAGATGGTTTGTATGTATCTTGATAATACAATGCAGGAAAACATCGACATCATTGCTGAAGAAAAATATACACGTTACCCAGTCGTGGGTGAAGATAAAGATAATGTGCTTGGTATGGTTAATGCAAAAGAAGTATTCTTTGATCTGATTAAAGGAAAGGAATATCCACTTGAGCATTATATAAGGCCAACACTTAGCGTTTTTGAAAATACACCAATTAAAGAAACATTGTTAAAGCTACAGAAAAAAGGCTTTCATATGGCTGTCCTTGTTGATGAATATGGAGGTACAGCAGGTATCGTAACCATTGAAGATATTTTGGAAGAACTTGTCGGTGAAATTCGAGATGAGTTTGACGAAGATGAATCTCCTATGATTCAAGCTATAAGCCCGAATGTGAAACACTTTGACGGAAAAGTGCTGATATCAGAAGTAAATGATATTTATGGACTTCAAATGGATGATAGTGAACTGGACACGATTGGCGGATGGGTGCTGTCTCAGAATTCCGAGATTCAAGAACAGCAAGTTATCATATATGAAGGTTATGATTTCAAAGTAATTGAACTTGATGGACACCAAGTTAAGAAAATTGAAATTTCTAAAAGAGACGTGGATCAAGAAAGTGATGCGTCAGTTAAAGATGCTGAACATACACTAATTGAAAAAGAAGCTTAAGCCTTAAAAGATCAGTCAGAATTGACTGGTCTTTTTGTTTACAAATCTCGTAGTCGGGTACGAATGTATAAAAGGAGGAGATGTACAATGAAATCAATTACTGTCGAGCTTGAATATGATGAAAGAGTATTGCATGAAGGGCGAGAAGTAGAATCAAAACTTAACGAGCAGCTGTATGGCACGGGCTTCCAAGTTATATCTGTGTCACACCATTCCTCTAATAAAGAACGTGAGAATCCGCCTATTAAAGATGATAAGGATTCATCTGGAGCAGGTGGACAGGCATCACCTGACAATGAAAAACCGCCAAATAAAAATTAATAAAAGACGGGCATTGTCCGTCTTTTATCCTTTTTTATCGAAAATATTACAAAATAGCACAACTAATTTCCCAGGAAATCGACTAAAATTGACAGAATTTATTGATAAATCAACCGGCAAATTTATTATTTAGTTAATAAAACTTTTAAATACAAGTCATATAACTTGAAAAAATATAAAGGGGTTGAAGAAGATGAAAAGTTCCCCGCATTACCGTTTTTTTCGAGTGATTTCAGGAGGTGATTTACTAGACATTGAAATATTCCAATATCCCCACAAAACTACAGTGATTATCAGCATGCTCTACTATAAACAAGAGCACATCCTCATGGTCTCGCAAACAAATCCAGACAGAAGAACCGCAATAAGACTCGCGAGTTTTTCCTTTCTAAAAAGTAAGAACCTATACGAAAAAAAACTTAACATTCCTCCAGTACTTAGTTAACTCTCCGGTATTTTCTGATTGTAATTTTTTTCAACTTTAAGGAAATCATGTAAAAATTTCTTTATTTATAAAAGAACATAGGCTTATAATTTAGTTGATTAAATAAACGTCTATTGGAACAGACGTTTTGCGACGGAGGGTGGATATGAGAATTCCAGAAGGTCATCCAGCAGCAGACGTACTAATTAGCCAAATTAAAAGATATGCAAAGAATTTTGAGCATTCTGAGACTCCTTTTCTAATCCAGGAAGACCGTAAGTGGATTTATGTAAACCCCGCAGCAACAAAGATTTTAGAAGCAGAAGAAGACATCATCGGTAAGCCAATCTGGGACTATCTCCCCTCAGAAATACATGGTTTAGTCGAAGAAAGAATTCAGTCTTGTAAAAGTGGCGTTGTACCTATGCCTAGTGAACAGACATGGATTACTCAAAAAGGAAACCGTATTATCTTAGAAGTGATTGGATTCCCGCTCATGTTTTCATCAGATGCTACACAAATCATTATCCGGGATATCACGAAGCAAAAGCTTGAGAAGAAAGAAGCTTTAGATCACTTAAACCTAATTACAGAGAATATGATTGATATCATTGGACTGGTCAACGATAAGGGTGTTTTCACTTACTTGACCCCTTCTTATGAATGGGTTACTGGTTACTCACAAACTGAAGCAATCGGTACAACTCCTTTTACTTTAGTGCATTCTGAGGACCGTACATACGTGATCTCGGAATTTATGAGAATGATTTCTGAACAATCTCCTCTGACTGTAGAATACCGTTATCAGAAAAAAGATGGCTCATATATTTGGCTCGAATCACAGGGAACCCCAGTAAATGAAGAGAACTCCGTCCGATATGCCGTTGTGGCTACAAGGGATATTACAAAACGTAAAGAGGCAGAGTATGCCTTGAAAAAGAGTGAACATACTCACCGTATTATCCTTGAGCATAGCAACGATTTAATCTGTTTAATTGATTCTGAAGGAAAGTATATGTTTGCATCTCTTTCATATCAGAACATATTAGGCATCGACCCGAAAACTTTACTTGGACTAGACGCATTTAAGTTTATTCATTGTGAAGATCATGCTTCCGTTCAGAAGTATATAGAACGTCTTGCTGCTTCAGAGGATCTGCAACCGCTTGTATATCGGAAAATACATGCATCCGGAAAGGAAATTTTCCTTGAAGGTAAAGGGATGCCGATGCTTTCCGAAAACGGACAAGTTGAAGGGATTGTGTTTATTTCCAGAGATATCACGGAAAAGAAAAGGGCTGAAGAATATATACGCAACAGTGAAAAACTGGCTGTGTTAGGTGAACTTGCAGCAGGTGTAGCACACGAAATTCGTAATCCCCTCACATCTATCAAAGGGTTATTCAGCTTATTAAAGGACAGTGAGGTTGAAAAAGAGAAACAGTATTTTTATCAAGAAGTGATTTATGATGAATTGAACCGAATTGAACAGATTGTCAATGAATTTATGGCACTG
This genomic interval carries:
- a CDS encoding DUF3784 domain-containing protein, whose amino-acid sequence is MNNTLLITAAVLLVLAFLIGVKKQTWILSGFNQRRVHDQDRLAKLVGSYTFIIGLAMLVGAFIDHPNTQILFPVMVIGYVILLGYVNTKMVK
- a CDS encoding hemolysin family protein; this encodes MTLLKLFAVAVLILLTAFFVAAEFAIVKIRKSRIDQLAEEGNKRAIAAQKVIENLDGSLSACQLGITITALGLGWLGEPTVEAILGPVFKSMELSSAVVHTLSFAIAFSSITFLHVVLGELAPKTVAIQKAESISLMLSPALIGFYRVMYPFIWFLNGSAQLLVRMFGLKPASEHDMAHTEEELRLILSESYKSGEINKSEFSYVEKVFEFDDRTAKEIMVPRTEMVCMYLDNTMQENIDIIAEEKYTRYPVVGEDKDNVLGMVNAKEVFFDLIKGKEYPLEHYIRPTLSVFENTPIKETLLKLQKKGFHMAVLVDEYGGTAGIVTIEDILEELVGEIRDEFDEDESPMIQAISPNVKHFDGKVLISEVNDIYGLQMDDSELDTIGGWVLSQNSEIQEQQVIIYEGYDFKVIELDGHQVKKIEISKRDVDQESDASVKDAEHTLIEKEA
- a CDS encoding undecaprenyl-diphosphate phosphatase gives rise to the protein MDLKELLIYIFFGMVQGFTEPIPVSSSGHLVIVQYFMGIEVKDLNFEVLVNFASFLAVLLVYKHDLYELIKNTFAYLSTRKEEYKSDFMFSVYLVLATIPVAVLGILFEEMIGEHLKGIQQVGFALLATAVALYLIRNLKGYKGDKSLTVKDAVIVGFAQAVALIPGISRSGATIVACMALGMKQDTALRFSFFLYIPVSLGTFLLSIGDIAGSSNFSEMALPYAGAFIASLIFSYFSLKWFMGIMKRGNLGYFALYCLVAGLFIVLYF
- a CDS encoding PAS domain S-box protein codes for the protein MRIPEGHPAADVLISQIKRYAKNFEHSETPFLIQEDRKWIYVNPAATKILEAEEDIIGKPIWDYLPSEIHGLVEERIQSCKSGVVPMPSEQTWITQKGNRIILEVIGFPLMFSSDATQIIIRDITKQKLEKKEALDHLNLITENMIDIIGLVNDKGVFTYLTPSYEWVTGYSQTEAIGTTPFTLVHSEDRTYVISEFMRMISEQSPLTVEYRYQKKDGSYIWLESQGTPVNEENSVRYAVVATRDITKRKEAEYALKKSEHTHRIILEHSNDLICLIDSEGKYMFASLSYQNILGIDPKTLLGLDAFKFIHCEDHASVQKYIERLAASEDLQPLVYRKIHASGKEIFLEGKGMPMLSENGQVEGIVFISRDITEKKRAEEYIRNSEKLAVLGELAAGVAHEIRNPLTSIKGLFSLLKDSEVEKEKQYFYQEVIYDELNRIEQIVNEFMALAKPDALQIEKEVNLVQLLQDTVMLLATEANLYNVEIRLLFKEKTLFVSCEKNQIKQVFINIIKNAIEAMSSGGVLTIGIEEEKDGAVKLIFADTGVGIEEERLKTIGVPFFTNKEKGIGLGLTISNKIITEHQGSLKVESIPGQGTTVAVTLKKNANNKKLV
- a CDS encoding helix-turn-helix transcriptional regulator: MSEFTIKNKVKIVRIEKENLTQGDFAKLVGVTRQTMNLIEAQKYNPTIRVCLLISKYLETPVDELFWIEE